In Thermodesulfobacteriota bacterium, one genomic interval encodes:
- the meaB gene encoding methylmalonyl Co-A mutase-associated GTPase MeaB, with protein sequence MNNNWEELIRQMCQGGTRALSRLITRVENREPGWEVAMKAIYPHTGRARIFGITGSPGAGKSTLTRELSLVLLEKGLSIGIIAVDPSSPFSGGALLGDRLRMQELYEHPRVFIRSMATRGRMGGLCHAARDVTRLMDAFGKDVILIETVGVGQDEIDIVRVADSVMVVCVPGQGDGIQAIKAGIMEIADFFVVNKADRDGAEELAADIAAMLALSTLADGLKPPVIKTSALKKEGIRELAEAILAPRSRNRSMETKNIREEIMSLLEGEVSRRLHRIAAGDERIDRLVEMIAGRERDPYSAVDELLNDLIEQIK encoded by the coding sequence ATGAACAACAACTGGGAGGAACTGATCCGGCAAATGTGTCAGGGCGGCACGCGGGCCCTGTCGCGGCTGATCACCCGGGTGGAGAACCGCGAGCCCGGATGGGAAGTCGCGATGAAAGCGATTTATCCTCACACCGGCCGGGCCCGGATTTTCGGTATCACCGGTTCTCCCGGCGCCGGGAAAAGCACCCTGACCCGGGAGCTGTCCCTGGTGTTGCTGGAAAAGGGCCTGTCCATCGGCATCATCGCGGTGGATCCCTCCAGCCCCTTTTCCGGCGGTGCCCTGCTGGGGGACCGCCTGCGCATGCAGGAGCTGTATGAACATCCCCGGGTGTTTATCCGCTCCATGGCCACCCGCGGCCGCATGGGCGGCCTGTGCCACGCCGCCCGGGACGTCACCCGCCTCATGGACGCCTTCGGCAAGGATGTCATCCTCATCGAGACCGTGGGCGTGGGCCAGGACGAGATCGACATCGTCCGCGTGGCGGATTCGGTCATGGTGGTCTGCGTTCCCGGCCAGGGCGACGGCATCCAGGCCATCAAGGCCGGCATCATGGAGATCGCCGATTTCTTCGTGGTCAACAAGGCCGACCGCGACGGGGCCGAGGAACTGGCCGCCGACATCGCCGCCATGCTGGCGCTGTCCACCCTGGCCGACGGGCTCAAGCCGCCGGTCATCAAAACGTCGGCCCTGAAGAAAGAGGGCATCCGGGAACTGGCCGAGGCCATTCTGGCGCCGCGGTCCCGCAACCGGTCCATGGAAACAAAGAACATCCGGGAAGAGATCATGAGTCTGCTGGAAGGGGAAGTGTCGCGGCGGCTTCACCGGATCGCCGCCGGCGACGAACGAATCGACCGGCTGGTGGAGATGATCGCCGGCCGGGAACGCGACCCCTATTCGGCCGTGGATGAACTGCTGAACGATCTGATTGAGCAAATCAAGTAG